The following are encoded in a window of Chryseobacterium sp. genomic DNA:
- a CDS encoding cell division protein FtsX, protein MARTVEDFNRRRLRSSNITVVVSIALVLFLVGLSGLILINAQKYSDYLKEQLVVNAYFDQDYDAKDSLKLAKQELDAVEKIKSLAPVKKATYISREQASKEARVSLGIDSEKLFDAHIFPSSVEIALKPEYVDPAKVNDAIKQISTVPGIVDVKNNSESQQIYENLNKILKWILAFSILFLILAIVLINNSIRLKIFSKRFIIKTMQLVGAKRRFILMPFVKEAIILGVLGAVLGILALFGVWYYFTSTIQTPFVQDTNQFILLVGLIALIGIFITVISTVFATWRFLRSNIDDLYYT, encoded by the coding sequence ATGGCTAGAACAGTGGAGGATTTTAACAGGAGAAGGCTCAGGTCAAGTAACATCACAGTGGTCGTAAGTATCGCTTTGGTACTTTTTCTGGTCGGACTTTCCGGTCTCATTCTTATCAACGCTCAGAAATACTCCGATTACCTGAAGGAGCAACTTGTGGTAAACGCCTATTTTGATCAGGATTACGACGCCAAAGATTCCCTGAAACTTGCCAAGCAGGAACTGGACGCTGTGGAGAAGATCAAGTCTTTGGCTCCTGTAAAAAAAGCCACCTACATCAGCCGCGAACAGGCGAGTAAAGAGGCGAGGGTCAGTCTTGGTATTGATTCGGAAAAACTGTTCGACGCGCACATCTTCCCCTCCTCGGTGGAGATTGCCCTGAAACCGGAGTATGTGGATCCCGCAAAAGTGAACGATGCCATCAAACAAATCTCGACTGTGCCGGGCATTGTAGATGTGAAGAACAACTCCGAGTCGCAGCAGATTTACGAAAACCTGAATAAGATACTGAAATGGATTCTGGCGTTCTCCATACTTTTTCTGATTCTTGCCATAGTTCTGATTAATAATTCCATCAGACTGAAGATATTTTCAAAGAGATTCATCATCAAGACCATGCAGCTGGTGGGAGCCAAAAGAAGGTTTATCCTTATGCCGTTTGTAAAGGAGGCAATCATATTGGGAGTTTTAGGCGCTGTACTGGGTATTTTGGCTTTATTTGGGGTGTGGTACTATTTTACATCAACCATTCAGACGCCATTTGTTCAGGACACCAATCAGTTTATCCTCCTTGTGGGATTAATTGCACTGATCGGTATTTTCATCACCGTAATCAGTACTGTATTTGCAACGTGGAGGTTCCTGAGGTCTAATATTGACGATTTATACTACACTTAA
- a CDS encoding undecaprenyl-diphosphate phosphatase: MDLIKAIFIAVVEGLTEYLPVSSTAHMIFTSSIFGIQEDEFVKMFQVSIQFGAILAVVFLYWKKFLDFSNIKFYLKLAVAVIPALVLGYLFDDMIESVLGDPVPIAVVLILGGIVLLFIDRFFTQHTVHDEKEITYKKAFTIGLWQCLAMMPGVSRSAASIIGGMQQKLTRVAAAEFSFFLAVPTMLAVTTYSIFLKNWNHHGVEQKGYEMIFANSENTTSFFVGNLVAFVVAVIAIKFFIGVLTKYGFKPWGWYRIIVGIVLLIYFTQFQ; the protein is encoded by the coding sequence ATGGATCTAATCAAAGCAATTTTTATTGCTGTTGTGGAAGGACTTACCGAGTATCTGCCGGTTTCATCCACCGCTCACATGATTTTTACAAGTTCAATCTTCGGCATTCAGGAGGATGAATTTGTAAAGATGTTTCAGGTTTCAATACAGTTTGGAGCCATCCTGGCGGTTGTATTCCTATACTGGAAAAAATTTCTTGATTTTTCAAATATCAAGTTCTATCTCAAGCTTGCGGTCGCTGTAATTCCTGCTTTGGTGTTGGGTTATCTTTTTGATGATATGATCGAATCCGTTCTGGGAGATCCCGTGCCTATTGCCGTAGTTCTGATCTTGGGTGGGATTGTCCTTCTCTTTATTGACAGATTTTTCACACAGCATACTGTTCACGACGAAAAGGAAATTACTTACAAAAAGGCCTTCACTATTGGACTTTGGCAGTGTTTGGCTATGATGCCGGGCGTGAGCCGCAGTGCCGCCTCCATCATTGGGGGGATGCAGCAAAAACTGACCAGAGTGGCCGCTGCTGAATTTTCATTCTTCCTGGCGGTTCCCACTATGCTTGCTGTAACTACCTATTCTATTTTCCTGAAGAACTGGAACCACCACGGCGTGGAGCAGAAGGGTTACGAAATGATCTTCGCGAATTCTGAGAATACCACGAGCTTCTTTGTGGGAAATTTGGTGGCATTCGTTGTGGCTGTAATTGCAATCAAATTCTTTATCGGAGTCCTTACCAAATATGGTTTCAAACCGTGGGGTTGGTACCGGATTATAGTAGGGATAGTGCTTCTGATTTATTTTACGCAGTTTCAGTGA
- the rsmA gene encoding 16S rRNA (adenine(1518)-N(6)/adenine(1519)-N(6))-dimethyltransferase RsmA, with protein sequence MSVRAKKHLGQHFLTDENIAKDIVDGLTGIGYKTIVEVGPGMGVLTKYLLQTDSKLFLAEIDDESIAYLRKNYSQLGESSFIGDFLKTDFSFADDSQTAIIGNFPYNISSQILFKIIDHHRIIPEMVGMFQKEVAERTAAVPRTKSYGILSVLVQAYYDVEYLFTVHENVFNPPPKVKSGVIRLTRNLKDGLEGNEEIFKQIVKAGFNQRRKKLSNALKTLDIPEALQDHGFMDKRAEELSVADFIAFAQIWKSHKYCSFGSDLIL encoded by the coding sequence ATGAGCGTAAGGGCGAAAAAACACCTTGGACAGCACTTCCTGACTGACGAAAACATAGCGAAAGATATTGTTGACGGGCTTACCGGCATCGGTTACAAAACCATAGTTGAAGTGGGTCCCGGTATGGGTGTCCTTACCAAATACCTGCTGCAGACGGACAGCAAGCTTTTTCTGGCAGAAATTGACGACGAATCCATAGCTTACCTCAGGAAGAATTATTCCCAGTTGGGTGAGTCTTCATTTATCGGCGATTTCCTCAAAACGGATTTTAGCTTTGCTGATGACAGCCAGACTGCCATCATAGGCAACTTCCCCTACAATATATCGTCACAGATCTTATTCAAAATAATAGACCACCACAGGATTATTCCGGAAATGGTAGGGATGTTCCAGAAAGAGGTTGCAGAACGGACCGCAGCTGTGCCACGCACCAAAAGCTACGGAATCCTGTCCGTGCTTGTACAGGCGTATTATGATGTGGAATATCTGTTCACGGTTCATGAGAATGTCTTTAACCCGCCACCGAAGGTAAAATCGGGCGTTATCCGGCTCACCAGAAACCTTAAAGACGGCCTGGAGGGAAATGAGGAGATTTTTAAACAGATTGTGAAGGCTGGTTTCAACCAAAGACGGAAAAAACTTTCCAATGCCCTGAAAACACTTGATATTCCGGAAGCCCTGCAGGATCACGGGTTCATGGATAAACGTGCCGAAGAACTTTCGGTAGCCGATTTCATTGCTTTTGCCCAAATATGGAAAAGTCATAAATACTGTTCGTTCGGTTCTGACTTGATTCTTTAA
- a CDS encoding DUF3098 domain-containing protein, with translation MAKKTAKFSADSFGTADNRTPAPFYFGKENYRWMFIGLGLTILGFLLMMGADANTVDGKFDPNSWNEDIFSFRRIRLAPFLVVAGFAVQVYAILKRSR, from the coding sequence ATGGCTAAAAAAACAGCAAAATTCTCTGCCGATTCTTTCGGGACTGCGGACAACAGAACACCGGCTCCGTTCTATTTTGGTAAGGAAAACTACCGATGGATGTTCATAGGTTTGGGACTTACCATCCTTGGGTTTCTGCTGATGATGGGTGCCGATGCCAATACGGTGGACGGAAAATTTGATCCCAACAGCTGGAACGAAGATATTTTCTCCTTTCGCAGGATTAGGCTGGCTCCATTTCTTGTGGTAGCGGGATTTGCCGTTCAGGTGTACGCGATCCTGAAGCGAAGCAGGTAG